In one window of Gossypium arboreum isolate Shixiya-1 chromosome 4, ASM2569848v2, whole genome shotgun sequence DNA:
- the LOC108485330 gene encoding uncharacterized protein LOC108485330 codes for MRDKSLELRFRQVEDGVTTDFEINSKGVLYFPGWICVPNDEGLRLLILREAHSSPYVMHLGGNKMYRDLRELSWWPGLKRESVKIPMWTWERVTIDFVSGLPLTPTKKDPVWVVVDRLTKAAYFILVRTCFSLQKLAKLYISEIVRLHGTDGQLERVIQILEDMLRGCIIDFQDRLKAASDRQKFYADLKRKDIEYSIGDVVFLKVALWKKVLRFSRKGKLSPRCYRSDPTHIMPVEEIEVRPDLMFEKEPVQILDRNVKVLRRKSIP; via the exons ATGAGGGATAAGTCTTTGGAGTTGCGTTTCCGTCAGGTAGAGGATGGTGTTACAACCGATTTTGAGATTAACAGTAAAGGGGTATTGTATTTTCCCGgttggatttgtgtaccgaatgatGAAGGTTTGAGACTGTTGATTTtgagagaggcgcatagtagcccttatgttaTGCATCTCGGTGGGAACAAGATGTACCGAGATCTCCGAGAGTTGTCCTGGTGGCCAGGATTAAAACGTGAG TCGGTTAAGATACCAATGTGGACATGGGAGCGAGTAACGatagacttcgttagtgggttgcccctaacacctactaagaaggatccTGTTTGGGTCGTCGTGGACCGATTGACCAAGGCTGCATATTTTATTCTTGTAAGGACATGCTTTTCCCTACAGAAGTTGGCCAAActttacatttctgagatagtgaggCTACATGGG ACAGATGGTCAGTTAGAAAGGGTGATCcaaatactggaggacatgttaagaggTTGTATTATCGACTTCCAAG ATCGTCTGAAAGCGGCTTCTGACAGACAGAAGTTCTATGCTGATTTGAAGAGGAAGGACATCGAGTATTCTATAGGGGATGTGGTTTTCCTTAAGGTCGCGCtatggaagaaagttttgaggttCAGTCgcaagggcaagctaagccctcg atgctaccgctctgatcccacaCACATTATGCCtgtggaggagattgaggttagaccagatctaATGTTCGAGAAGGAGCCGGTTCAGATCTTAGATCGCAACGTTAAGGTTCTGCGTAGGAAATCTATCCCTTAA